One window from the genome of Rufibacter tibetensis encodes:
- a CDS encoding acyl-ACP desaturase, translated as MINNALATRSEVMIYVEKFLDTALPEFLKSVEDSWQPADFLPDARMDSFFDEVRDLKERARELSYDLLAVLIGDTITEEALPTYESWIMSIKEVNTNPDSSWMKWNRGWTSEENRHGDLLNRYLYLSGRIDMRQMEASTQYLIADGMDIKTDDDPYKSFVYTSFQETATNVSHRRVGALAKQAGETTLSRICNYIAADEGRHAKAYKTFVKKIFEVDPSEMMLAFEDMMRKKIVMPAHYLRELGIDQGQTFGHFTDAAQRIGVYTSSDYVEIMETLIREWKISSMTGLNEAGERARDYLMALPNRLRRVADRLRVPELQYKFKWIDS; from the coding sequence ATGATTAATAATGCTTTAGCCACTCGTTCAGAGGTGATGATATATGTGGAGAAGTTCCTGGACACAGCTCTACCTGAGTTCCTGAAATCAGTGGAAGATAGCTGGCAACCAGCTGATTTTCTGCCAGATGCCCGCATGGACTCCTTCTTTGACGAAGTGCGTGATTTGAAAGAGCGTGCCCGCGAGCTTTCTTATGACCTGCTTGCCGTTTTAATTGGTGACACCATCACTGAAGAGGCCCTGCCTACATATGAGAGCTGGATCATGAGCATCAAGGAAGTGAACACCAACCCAGACAGTTCCTGGATGAAATGGAACCGCGGCTGGACTTCTGAGGAGAACCGTCATGGTGACTTGCTGAACCGCTATCTCTATCTGTCTGGCCGCATTGACATGCGTCAGATGGAAGCTTCCACCCAGTACCTCATCGCCGACGGCATGGACATCAAGACCGATGATGATCCGTACAAAAGCTTTGTGTACACCTCCTTCCAGGAAACGGCTACGAACGTGTCTCACCGTCGCGTAGGTGCTTTGGCCAAACAAGCTGGTGAAACTACGTTGTCGCGTATCTGTAACTACATTGCCGCTGATGAGGGACGCCATGCTAAGGCATATAAAACCTTCGTGAAGAAAATCTTTGAGGTAGACCCATCAGAAATGATGCTTGCCTTTGAAGACATGATGCGCAAGAAGATTGTAATGCCTGCCCATTACCTGCGTGAATTAGGAATTGACCAAGGCCAAACTTTCGGTCACTTCACTGATGCCGCTCAGCGTATTGGCGTGTACACTTCTTCAGACTACGTGGAGATCATGGAAACCCTCATCAGAGAGTGGAAAATCTCTAGCATGACAGGCTTGAACGAAGCCGGTGAACGTGCTCGTGACTACTTAATGGCTTTGCCAAACCGTTTACGTCGTGTGGCAGACCGTTTGCGTGTACCAGAACTGCAGTACAAGTTTAAGTGGATTGACTCCTAA
- a CDS encoding sugar 3,4-ketoisomerase: MLPSEPYLLSFLHLPDSAGTLISTQDATGLPFDVKRVFWVFASDQGAERGGHAHRTTKELLVVLQGSVRVETETAKGTNTFVLTSPAQGLYIPPFCWITVHPAPNSLLCCSTSTHFEEADYIRSYEEFQNLISE; this comes from the coding sequence ATGTTGCCTTCAGAACCATACCTGCTTTCCTTCCTGCACCTGCCTGACAGCGCCGGTACCCTGATTTCTACCCAAGATGCCACTGGGTTGCCCTTTGATGTAAAACGGGTATTCTGGGTTTTTGCCTCTGATCAGGGCGCGGAACGCGGCGGCCATGCCCATCGCACCACAAAGGAATTGCTGGTGGTTTTACAAGGGAGTGTACGGGTAGAAACGGAAACGGCCAAAGGAACCAACACCTTTGTGTTAACTTCTCCTGCCCAAGGGCTGTACATACCTCCCTTTTGTTGGATTACTGTTCACCCGGCACCTAATTCGCTTCTTTGCTGTAGCACTTCCACTCATTTTGAGGAAGCGGACTACATCAGAAGTTATGAAGAGTTTCAAAACCTGATTTCTGAATAG
- a CDS encoding IMPACT family protein, with the protein MSEDTYRTIAAPVEGLYKEKGSKFISKAYPVRTEEEVKEILQSLKKEYFDARHHCYAYLLGANRATYRANDDGEPNHSAGDPILGQIRSAGLSNVLVVVIRYFGGIKLGVGGLIHANKTATAEALEQAQVVERHETTFLIVEFGYEQMNEIMKVVKDYDLPVRQQDFNVDCRLTVEVRTGLAPQIEALFQKNGRLLEL; encoded by the coding sequence ATGAGCGAGGACACCTACCGCACCATAGCCGCGCCCGTAGAGGGTTTGTACAAAGAGAAAGGCAGCAAGTTCATATCCAAAGCTTACCCTGTACGCACCGAGGAAGAGGTAAAAGAGATTCTACAATCCCTCAAAAAAGAGTACTTTGATGCCCGTCACCATTGTTATGCGTACTTACTGGGCGCAAACCGGGCCACGTACCGCGCCAATGATGATGGCGAGCCCAACCATTCTGCCGGAGATCCTATTTTGGGCCAGATCAGATCAGCGGGGCTGAGCAATGTACTGGTGGTGGTGATCCGGTATTTTGGTGGAATTAAGTTGGGAGTTGGCGGTCTCATTCACGCTAACAAAACCGCTACTGCCGAGGCATTGGAACAGGCGCAGGTGGTGGAACGCCACGAAACCACTTTCCTAATCGTTGAGTTTGGCTATGAGCAAATGAATGAGATCATGAAAGTGGTCAAAGACTATGATTTGCCTGTGCGCCAGCAGGACTTCAACGTAGATTGCCGCCTCACCGTAGAGGTGCGTACTGGTTTGGCTCCGCAGATAGAGGCGCTATTCCAGAAGAACGGGCGTTTGCTGGAGCTATAA
- a CDS encoding MATE family efflux transporter — protein sequence MARKQHLRQFLSNSVWSGLSTVARAGSSLMINKLFAVYYGPQGITLLAHFQNLIALLTTLPNSGINVGLIRHLAQHEPDSASYRSYFWMGLSLNLLTFLGGIAAIILFPAFFLERFSQEIPVQPGITEFWIFLCLFVLLLLHLFWLSVLLAKQALRAYVYLSLLTSVISIGVTWWAVGRVELSSALVLFLTGQSISGLVGMAVVIFKGLVPRWQWGWSPDVVRNLGKFLVMALSTLVGAKLIDFVVRELAIQQFSMVETGLWQSVVKISDSYTMVYVSILGMVYYPKIAALLPQPQALQVYVKSIFYLLVPALAVGLLIFWWQRDFFIQLLFHREFLAARDLMNYQVLGDFLKMTAWVLSYIITVQARVKLYILTQLGSGLLYVTLVACLMPLLGIEGLPIAYAVRYGVFLVFHLYLFRSYFLKA from the coding sequence ATGGCGCGAAAGCAGCACTTGCGGCAATTTTTAAGTAATTCGGTGTGGTCAGGGCTTTCAACTGTTGCCAGGGCGGGCAGTTCGCTTATGATTAATAAGTTGTTTGCCGTGTACTATGGGCCGCAGGGAATCACGTTGCTGGCGCACTTCCAGAATCTTATTGCCTTACTCACTACGCTTCCTAACAGCGGTATCAACGTGGGGTTGATCAGGCACTTGGCGCAACATGAGCCTGATAGTGCTTCCTACAGATCTTATTTCTGGATGGGCCTGTCTTTAAATCTCCTTACTTTTTTGGGAGGCATTGCGGCTATTATTCTATTTCCTGCTTTTTTCCTTGAGCGGTTCAGCCAAGAAATACCAGTGCAACCCGGGATTACGGAGTTCTGGATTTTCTTGTGCCTCTTTGTACTGCTTCTGTTGCACTTGTTCTGGTTATCAGTGCTATTAGCCAAGCAGGCCTTACGGGCTTATGTGTACTTAAGCCTTCTTACCAGTGTTATCAGTATTGGGGTTACGTGGTGGGCTGTTGGCCGGGTAGAATTGTCCTCAGCTTTGGTGCTGTTTTTGACCGGGCAAAGTATCAGCGGCTTGGTAGGAATGGCGGTGGTGATTTTCAAAGGCCTTGTACCCAGGTGGCAGTGGGGGTGGTCCCCCGACGTTGTCCGTAATCTAGGGAAGTTTTTGGTGATGGCCCTTTCCACCTTAGTAGGCGCTAAATTGATTGACTTTGTGGTGCGGGAACTGGCCATCCAGCAGTTTTCCATGGTAGAAACCGGCTTATGGCAGTCGGTGGTGAAAATCTCAGACAGCTACACCATGGTGTATGTTTCTATTTTAGGAATGGTCTACTATCCTAAAATAGCCGCGTTGCTGCCTCAGCCCCAGGCACTGCAGGTTTACGTGAAAAGCATATTCTACCTATTAGTGCCAGCGTTAGCGGTGGGGTTGCTTATCTTCTGGTGGCAGCGCGACTTTTTCATTCAGTTGCTTTTTCACCGTGAATTCCTAGCCGCTCGTGACCTGATGAACTACCAGGTTTTAGGCGATTTCCTGAAGATGACTGCTTGGGTGCTTTCCTACATTATTACTGTTCAGGCACGGGTAAAACTGTACATACTCACACAGTTGGGTTCAGGCCTTTTGTATGTCACATTAGTGGCTTGCCTTATGCCCCTGCTTGGGATAGAGGGATTGCCCATTGCCTATGCTGTGCGCTACGGTGTTTTTTTAGTTTTTCACCTGTACCTTTTCCGGTCTTATTTTCTTAAAGCATGA
- a CDS encoding DUF427 domain-containing protein has product MRAIWKNTILAESDTTIEVDGNHYFPPSSLRWEFFKPSSRHSVCSWKGEASYYSVQVGHFENPDAAWTYPQPQEKAKQIEGFIAFWKGVQVVGKN; this is encoded by the coding sequence ATGCGCGCCATCTGGAAAAACACCATACTTGCAGAAAGTGACACCACAATTGAGGTGGACGGAAACCATTATTTTCCACCCTCTTCTTTACGTTGGGAATTTTTCAAACCCAGCTCCAGGCATTCTGTCTGTTCCTGGAAAGGAGAAGCTTCTTACTATTCTGTACAGGTGGGCCATTTTGAAAATCCAGATGCCGCCTGGACTTACCCGCAACCCCAGGAAAAAGCGAAACAGATTGAAGGGTTTATCGCTTTCTGGAAAGGCGTGCAAGTGGTAGGCAAGAACTAA
- a CDS encoding DegT/DnrJ/EryC1/StrS family aminotransferase encodes MHVPFFTFRDFPVGLQQRIEEALLTELRKNQLILGPSVTAFEEEFGQYLGGGDVIGVGNGYDALVISLRTLGVGSGDEVVVPANGYIATINAVQQVGAKPVFAEPDGHTYNITAETVGPVITPRTKVVLPIHLYGQSCELDALLTLCRNHGMELVEDFAQAQGTLYGGKPVGTFGKVNATSFYPTKNLGAVGDGGAVVTQDAAIAHWVRQYHNYGQSRRYEYAQVGINSRLDSLQAAVLSVKLSCLNELNAVRKRLASQYHEALAGIGDLILPVAPAGPNDHIYHLYVVRTNRREALQVFLQKKGIQTLVHYPVPPHLQPSYQHLGYRQGDFPLTEELASTSLSLPLFPGMTDSEQEYVVEQLKSFFP; translated from the coding sequence ATGCACGTTCCTTTTTTTACATTTCGTGATTTTCCGGTTGGGCTTCAGCAGCGGATAGAGGAAGCACTTCTAACAGAATTGCGGAAAAACCAGTTGATCCTGGGTCCTTCTGTTACCGCCTTTGAAGAAGAATTTGGACAGTATTTGGGTGGGGGAGATGTCATTGGCGTTGGTAACGGATACGATGCCTTGGTGATTAGCCTTCGTACTTTGGGAGTTGGTTCTGGTGACGAAGTGGTGGTTCCAGCTAATGGATACATCGCCACCATCAATGCCGTGCAGCAAGTGGGAGCCAAACCTGTATTTGCCGAGCCGGACGGGCACACCTATAACATCACCGCTGAAACCGTTGGGCCAGTGATTACCCCAAGAACCAAGGTAGTGTTACCCATCCATTTGTATGGCCAGAGTTGTGAGTTAGATGCGCTTTTGACCCTATGCCGTAACCATGGCATGGAGTTGGTAGAAGATTTCGCGCAGGCGCAGGGAACTTTATATGGAGGAAAGCCAGTAGGCACGTTCGGGAAAGTAAATGCTACCAGTTTCTACCCTACCAAAAATTTAGGTGCCGTGGGAGATGGGGGAGCTGTGGTTACCCAAGATGCTGCTATAGCTCATTGGGTACGCCAGTACCATAACTATGGGCAGTCACGGCGGTATGAGTATGCCCAAGTGGGCATCAACTCTCGTTTAGACTCCCTGCAGGCAGCTGTTTTATCTGTGAAGCTCTCCTGTTTGAATGAGTTAAATGCAGTGCGAAAACGCTTAGCTAGCCAATACCACGAAGCTCTGGCAGGCATTGGTGATTTGATTTTGCCAGTGGCTCCTGCTGGACCGAATGACCATATTTACCACCTCTACGTTGTGCGCACTAACCGCCGGGAAGCATTACAAGTGTTCCTGCAGAAGAAAGGCATTCAGACCTTGGTTCATTACCCTGTCCCGCCCCATCTACAGCCATCCTACCAACACTTAGGCTACAGGCAAGGTGACTTTCCGCTTACCGAAGAATTAGCTTCCACCAGCCTCAGCCTTCCATTGTTCCCGGGCATGACAGATTCAGAGCAGGAATATGTGGTGGAGCAATTGAAATCCTTCTTCCCCTAA
- a CDS encoding glycosyltransferase family 2 protein: protein MTEPLVSIICLCYNHASFLREALDSVLDQTYPKIEILIVDDLSTDNSVEIIQDYVHRFPAIRFIRHTQNQGNCASFNEALLLSQGEFIIDFATDDVLYPDRVALQVEAFQKLGATYGVVYTDAELIDEQSTSLGFFYARNASGQLFPKPVQGDVFSEVLGRYFICPPTMMIRRLVLEELKGYDPELAYEDFDFWVRSSRNWKYHFLDQVLCQRRMHPHSLSRRVYQKGDKQLASTVKVIQKAQKLVRTPLEREALKVRIKYEARHAYLTANYAEAAQLLQILQEEGGMTAVYKLLRMLTKQKVPLQFLRRWYHRWRYGHTSA, encoded by the coding sequence ATGACCGAACCGCTCGTCTCCATTATCTGCCTCTGCTACAACCATGCGTCGTTCCTTAGAGAGGCCCTTGACTCGGTGCTGGATCAAACGTATCCGAAGATAGAGATTCTGATAGTGGATGACCTAAGTACTGATAACAGTGTAGAGATCATACAAGACTACGTACATCGTTTTCCAGCCATTAGATTCATCAGGCATACCCAGAACCAAGGTAACTGCGCCTCTTTTAATGAAGCCTTGCTACTCAGTCAAGGCGAGTTCATCATAGACTTTGCCACTGATGATGTGTTGTATCCTGACCGGGTGGCACTACAAGTGGAGGCGTTCCAAAAACTGGGTGCCACTTACGGAGTAGTATATACTGATGCTGAGCTGATAGATGAGCAATCGACTTCCTTAGGATTTTTCTACGCCCGTAATGCTTCGGGTCAACTATTCCCGAAGCCGGTTCAGGGAGATGTGTTCTCAGAGGTACTGGGGCGTTACTTTATTTGTCCGCCTACCATGATGATTAGGCGGCTGGTGCTGGAAGAATTGAAGGGGTATGATCCGGAGTTGGCATATGAAGACTTTGATTTTTGGGTGCGCTCTTCCCGTAATTGGAAGTATCATTTTCTGGATCAGGTGCTGTGCCAGCGCCGGATGCATCCTCATTCCTTATCTAGAAGAGTGTACCAGAAAGGCGATAAGCAGTTGGCTTCCACCGTTAAAGTGATTCAAAAGGCTCAGAAATTAGTTAGGACTCCATTGGAGAGGGAGGCGCTCAAAGTCAGAATTAAGTATGAAGCCCGCCATGCATATCTTACCGCCAACTATGCAGAAGCAGCTCAGTTGCTACAAATCCTGCAGGAAGAAGGCGGAATGACGGCTGTCTATAAACTTCTCCGGATGCTTACAAAGCAGAAGGTGCCTTTGCAGTTTCTTCGGCGGTGGTACCACAGGTGGCGGTACGGACATACCTCCGCATAA
- a CDS encoding GNAT family N-acetyltransferase produces MLVLPYNAAHEMEWDAFVEKAKNGHFMFKRRYMEYHKHRFQDASLLFFKNQKLMAILPAHLEEGCLSSHKGLTFGGILCDAAMTFSLMREVFDALKHFLKEQKVCTIFYKAIPSCYHQIPACEDVAVLTQLGSEMVERDLISVINLSAPPVEYYRGVKWSIKKAHTHRLQVRECQEWEGFMGIMKDLLQEKYGLQPAHSPAEMIKLATLFPENILLYGVYQNEKLLGGAVLYISGQVVHAQYLGMTPEGKKLRALPFLLDSIFNKFRGTKHFFSFGSSQDGTYINESLYYFKESMGARAMLQEQYLLSFN; encoded by the coding sequence ATGCTGGTTCTTCCTTATAACGCAGCGCATGAAATGGAGTGGGATGCCTTTGTAGAAAAGGCGAAGAACGGGCATTTCATGTTCAAAAGGCGTTACATGGAATACCATAAGCACCGGTTCCAGGATGCGTCTTTGTTGTTTTTCAAGAACCAGAAGTTAATGGCTATTTTGCCTGCCCACTTAGAGGAGGGCTGTCTGTCCAGCCACAAGGGACTTACGTTTGGCGGCATTTTATGTGATGCTGCTATGACCTTCTCTCTTATGCGAGAAGTTTTTGACGCCCTGAAGCACTTTTTGAAAGAGCAGAAAGTATGCACCATTTTTTATAAAGCCATTCCTTCCTGTTACCACCAGATACCGGCTTGTGAAGATGTGGCGGTATTAACCCAACTAGGATCAGAGATGGTAGAGCGTGATTTAATAAGCGTAATTAACTTGTCAGCTCCTCCGGTAGAGTATTACCGGGGGGTAAAGTGGTCTATTAAAAAAGCGCACACCCATAGGCTTCAGGTACGTGAATGTCAGGAATGGGAAGGATTTATGGGCATCATGAAAGATCTGCTTCAGGAAAAATATGGACTGCAACCAGCCCACAGTCCGGCTGAAATGATCAAGCTGGCTACCCTGTTCCCAGAAAACATTCTCTTGTACGGGGTCTATCAAAACGAAAAGCTTCTGGGAGGGGCTGTTCTCTATATTTCTGGACAGGTGGTACATGCGCAATATCTAGGCATGACTCCAGAAGGAAAGAAGCTTCGCGCGCTTCCTTTTTTGTTAGATTCTATTTTTAACAAGTTCCGCGGGACGAAGCACTTTTTCAGCTTTGGTTCTTCACAGGACGGCACGTACATCAATGAAAGTCTTTATTACTTTAAGGAAAGCATGGGTGCCCGGGCTATGTTGCAGGAACAGTACCTGCTTTCTTTTAACTAA
- a CDS encoding N,N-dimethylformamidase beta subunit family domain-containing protein, whose amino-acid sequence MELLKKVIRTFPFLRAVFLKTAGPLRHFAWRLKPTPRLTIDAVTPDMVPQPLEGYTDKPFYLPGETIGFHLKAELPQNQLQLQRNVGDQQWEEVAVHAFDTFPQPDVVEEAQNGCGWRVGWQFQLPPTANAGYYCALLTNPALEKPAEIHFLVGTASPISTVAVLAPVTTWLAYNAYGGQSLYRNAINEGLAPFVSGLRPNSALTYEANHPLQHNLRIEANIFHWFYQLYEADLYPDYYLEVHPNLFEKHQVLVLAYHAEYFSQKMYASLRNLIFQQRKSLLALGGNQVYWQVRWHQNFTKLECRKNGEFFQNETQRGCLWRHTPYPEAQLLGAQFSEPGMGTFAPYQVLEPDHWLFAGSGVKENETFGERGLDQLPICGDETDKTSWSTPVNTVILGKGLNKEDGKGTNVYSRTDTDWNGIGGGEITFTELSPSHAVLNTGSIQSGSGLGTDTVFTSLIQNFMRRYVRTATCGTTAEETAKAPSAL is encoded by the coding sequence ATGGAGTTGCTTAAGAAAGTCATCCGGACATTTCCTTTTCTTAGGGCGGTCTTCCTGAAAACAGCGGGTCCGCTCCGGCATTTTGCCTGGCGCCTAAAACCGACTCCGCGCCTGACTATAGATGCTGTAACCCCTGATATGGTGCCGCAGCCATTAGAAGGGTACACAGACAAACCTTTTTACCTTCCGGGAGAAACAATTGGTTTCCACCTCAAAGCGGAGTTGCCACAGAACCAATTACAACTTCAGAGAAATGTTGGAGATCAACAATGGGAGGAAGTAGCGGTACATGCTTTTGACACCTTCCCCCAACCAGATGTAGTAGAAGAGGCACAAAACGGCTGCGGTTGGCGTGTAGGCTGGCAATTTCAATTACCGCCAACTGCCAACGCTGGATATTACTGCGCCTTGTTGACCAACCCTGCCTTAGAGAAGCCCGCTGAGATTCATTTCCTGGTAGGGACTGCCTCCCCCATCTCTACTGTAGCAGTATTGGCCCCGGTGACCACCTGGTTAGCGTACAATGCCTATGGCGGACAGTCCTTGTACCGAAATGCCATCAATGAAGGCCTTGCTCCTTTTGTCTCGGGACTTCGGCCTAACTCAGCCCTCACCTATGAGGCCAATCACCCTTTGCAGCACAACCTCCGGATTGAGGCCAACATTTTCCATTGGTTTTACCAACTTTACGAAGCAGACCTGTACCCCGATTACTACCTGGAGGTGCACCCAAACCTGTTTGAAAAACATCAGGTCCTGGTTCTAGCCTACCACGCTGAATACTTCTCCCAGAAAATGTATGCGTCTCTAAGAAACCTGATTTTTCAGCAGCGCAAGTCTTTGTTGGCCTTAGGCGGAAACCAAGTGTATTGGCAGGTAAGATGGCACCAGAACTTTACGAAGCTAGAGTGCCGCAAAAATGGGGAGTTTTTCCAAAATGAGACCCAAAGAGGTTGCCTCTGGCGACATACACCTTATCCGGAAGCACAACTTCTGGGTGCCCAATTCTCAGAACCCGGCATGGGAACCTTCGCCCCTTATCAAGTTCTTGAGCCAGACCATTGGCTTTTTGCAGGAAGCGGAGTAAAAGAGAACGAGACCTTTGGTGAAAGAGGGCTAGACCAGTTGCCCATTTGCGGAGATGAAACAGATAAAACCAGCTGGAGTACTCCGGTCAATACAGTAATTTTAGGGAAAGGGTTAAATAAAGAAGACGGAAAAGGCACAAACGTCTATTCAAGAACCGACACTGATTGGAACGGGATTGGCGGTGGTGAGATCACGTTCACAGAACTTTCTCCTTCTCATGCGGTGCTAAACACAGGCTCCATCCAAAGTGGTTCAGGACTGGGAACAGATACTGTTTTCACCAGCCTCATCCAAAATTTTATGCGGAGGTATGTCCGTACCGCCACCTGTGGTACCACCGCCGAAGAAACTGCAAAGGCACCTTCTGCTTTGTAA
- the corA gene encoding magnesium/cobalt transporter CorA: MRILPNLRQPTKNILDRKVGQKPGSLTISAEALPPRLFLVSFDDKHCDIREFESYDALMGAFHAAPEIRHWIDVRGYGNQALLERMMVDFRIHPLQMEDVVNDYQRPKVEEDHNRLFIVSRMIAFTPQHELDDDQLSIFTGPNYVLTFQSDYEDCLDPLRERIKAGKGAIRKKTSMYLAYAMMDVVLDHYFPAMASLGEYAEELEDCLFENPSKKLLSQILDLKREVVKIRRIVWPERDKINEILRMDESMVPHELKIYFKDIYDHAIQLIDLVDNYKEITSSLTDLYLSNVSNRMNEVMKVLTIISTIFIPLSFIVGLYGMNFSRENPKGGINPLNMPELYHPYGYVSLLCFMGLVVSGMVYYFYRKGWLTKV; the protein is encoded by the coding sequence ATGCGCATCCTTCCCAACCTAAGACAACCTACCAAGAACATTTTAGACCGGAAAGTGGGTCAAAAACCCGGCTCCCTGACTATTTCAGCCGAGGCGCTTCCTCCGCGTCTTTTCCTGGTTTCTTTCGATGACAAGCATTGCGACATCAGGGAATTTGAAAGCTATGATGCGCTTATGGGAGCCTTTCACGCGGCCCCGGAGATTAGGCATTGGATTGACGTGCGCGGCTACGGGAACCAGGCATTGCTGGAACGCATGATGGTAGATTTTCGCATCCATCCGCTGCAAATGGAAGACGTGGTCAATGACTACCAGCGCCCCAAGGTAGAAGAAGATCACAACCGCCTGTTCATAGTCTCCCGAATGATTGCCTTTACCCCGCAGCATGAATTGGATGATGACCAGTTGTCCATCTTCACGGGTCCCAATTATGTGCTCACGTTTCAAAGTGATTACGAAGATTGCCTGGATCCATTGCGCGAGCGCATTAAAGCGGGCAAAGGAGCCATCCGGAAGAAAACATCCATGTACCTGGCCTACGCCATGATGGACGTGGTGCTGGACCACTACTTTCCCGCCATGGCTTCCTTAGGCGAATACGCCGAGGAACTGGAGGATTGCCTCTTTGAAAACCCTTCCAAAAAGCTTTTAAGCCAAATCCTTGACCTGAAACGCGAAGTAGTTAAAATACGGCGGATTGTCTGGCCTGAGCGTGATAAAATAAACGAGATCCTCAGGATGGACGAGAGCATGGTGCCCCATGAACTGAAGATTTACTTTAAAGACATTTACGACCACGCCATCCAACTCATTGACCTGGTAGACAATTACAAAGAGATTACCAGCAGCCTAACCGACCTGTATTTGTCTAACGTGAGCAACCGCATGAACGAGGTCATGAAGGTGTTGACCATTATCTCCACCATCTTTATTCCGTTAAGTTTTATTGTGGGTCTATACGGCATGAACTTCTCCCGCGAAAACCCCAAAGGCGGCATCAATCCCTTGAACATGCCTGAGTTGTACCATCCCTACGGCTATGTCTCTCTTCTGTGTTTTATGGGCTTGGTAGTATCTGGAATGGTCTATTACTTCTACCGCAAAGGCTGGCTCACCAAGGTGTAA
- a CDS encoding class I SAM-dependent methyltransferase, whose amino-acid sequence MPLPLLKKVLPAKARLSLRKFFWLSRSWLYLGGKVYCPLCETTFRTFLPFGSERRPQALCPRCHTLERHRLLWLYLQEQVKIKERPLMVLHMAPEPILQKRLKNLPNLHYRSADLTSPVAMDLVDIQALPYPTASFDLILCSHVLAHVPNDRQALQELRRVLTPTGQLLLQARLHSHATTVENPNAKTPQQRLKAYGQADRFRNYGHDFAQRVAVQGFKVKAVEYANSRTPEEQAWLGLGNHELIFVATHSAHGVA is encoded by the coding sequence ATGCCACTGCCGTTGTTAAAGAAAGTGCTTCCGGCGAAGGCCCGGCTTTCTTTACGAAAGTTTTTCTGGCTTTCCAGAAGCTGGTTGTACCTGGGTGGCAAGGTTTATTGCCCTTTGTGTGAGACCACTTTCAGAACGTTTTTACCCTTCGGAAGTGAGCGCCGCCCCCAAGCCCTTTGCCCACGTTGCCATACCTTGGAACGCCATCGCCTGTTATGGCTCTACCTACAGGAACAGGTAAAAATAAAGGAACGTCCGCTAATGGTGCTACACATGGCTCCGGAGCCGATTTTGCAAAAACGCCTCAAAAACCTCCCAAACCTACACTACCGAAGCGCAGACTTGACCTCTCCTGTTGCCATGGACCTCGTAGACATCCAGGCCTTGCCCTACCCTACCGCTTCTTTTGACCTGATTCTGTGCTCCCACGTGTTGGCACACGTGCCAAATGACAGGCAAGCCTTGCAGGAATTGAGGCGCGTGTTAACCCCAACTGGACAGCTGCTGCTACAAGCCCGTCTGCACTCCCATGCCACTACAGTCGAGAATCCCAATGCCAAAACTCCCCAGCAGCGTTTAAAAGCATATGGACAGGCAGACCGTTTCCGGAACTACGGACACGATTTCGCCCAACGGGTGGCCGTCCAAGGTTTTAAAGTGAAGGCGGTTGAGTATGCTAATTCCCGAACTCCTGAAGAGCAGGCTTGGCTGGGCTTGGGCAATCATGAACTGATTTTTGTAGCTACGCACTCTGCCCATGGAGTTGCTTAA